A region of Leishmania panamensis strain MHOM/PA/94/PSC-1 chromosome 33 sequence DNA encodes the following proteins:
- a CDS encoding hypothetical protein (TriTrypDB/GeneDB-style sysID: LpmP.33.2290): MLRVTSVAADRILTPCGAAAPVVDEEEEHGGAGANIEDFFESHDGADTRYVGVANKKVFSALHVAAPGAYLPSQHANQLSSPSMCPRDMLATPVLWSMAAGSSTTTVATLSQELTPARRSSLSRSSQQHTPHYHSTSYDNDRYQRFLTSALLSGSEARRPSSVLSFPMRTPTRINRASRRATPDVSVMEAATTRRIDLPDHNAPSSTTAHGGPQETASVLDSSVAPGGWSTALISEELRSAVPQAKEKGHRREDAAAATCLWQPSRHAPHNVARVVDVAGPKSTSCSSEHLSHAEAPFSYFQRAPPVWSRSTQTAFWLPLARDENNSRCEAEEACGAVVLGLSAAEEGDAARSLHAVQRAQRTCVGAGVAAASAYSHSPWSAHSDPVVVMDPPEAHFFTPRNSPSASSAAGELDRLDVVTTPLILPSSTAQRVSCDTPPPPAPVHRSLVVPIPCCGNEDDADDEQEKTSASFLFTPVDRVIEGSCTTPVALSSVGSPTPAWSLSSGPWRTRATTGASLQSHAVRHRGASRSTLFSLAMMRQIATPQNLFTPVRHTDNSIRSASVTGSSAAASGDVLMTCSSVRRPTVSPAEVMLPTTLPTAHHLSGSRRHRDSTGAQHSRTHSQPQQPQRNSRDTFQFIRALTAGEVSTDARHRPLYWGCFGILVAQPTEVWCVGKTHPFRLFPPERAPPTWMLRNGELEVTAVTTTERLSLAQWEAVSIAAGTPEASPPVVVYAAFGSRAGDVFVYGYTRCPPTAPDATPVALDTVQGHAHSTHTVRLAQYGVLRRANRVGDSNEVSEVNVSTATVHGWPAVRDNTVSVLRVMDHWLYIGDQSGHLARYDLRQTSFLCSVPPDTVPSSTPVVTAVEQQYASEARPCRERSACLDRAMASLPASLNPCMPVHRFGRPLRLAGAFPATRSSPPLQSASGVPTPAPKFHYAVNVGEPVYNLEVTSSQSYLAVGTQTRLLVYRIAQLPRVSDTPSSSSSSLSRLPSHFPFTVTSAGTPSRESSSCNFHAMLEHSDGASPLVVVSDAAQPIRCFAWMHCDYESLVPSRHARSPAEKQAFISDTDEDDPDAFSLVSLVSDDELGIGSASSKLITTLDSTCPRHTPAPSLVFATAWQEPTEVAEGQSPPPSVLRTKTDIRVFRVVTQTTVASCTLGYPVHMLAVLTGTTQIIISTGGAGEVVQPVLPGALSPAGYTQPLSPQVPADVLTGLPLSSPFTSPALRFTSTTATSTTSVSPVVSFRSPSIAGRRPSLAVAAAEALWPRSYTLRPTARHANPTDAGAAHLPQQRTRTSEEKNGYLFLLEVCPTDGLAVMSHTDDHYPVRLRVRGEVGVGEGESAVCGSMAPQQDHVSVLIRPTESDSRIVLSPTHDGSRAKVKVWKISTDVQPACVVSSLGGLLFQSGWQQQMECLR, from the coding sequence ATGCTTCGGGTCAccagcgtcgctgccgatCGGATCCTGACgccgtgcggcgctgcagcccctGTGGTggacgaagaggaagagcacggAGGAGCCGGTGCCAATATCGAGGACTTTTTCGAGTCTCACGATGGCGCCGATACGCGTTACGTTGGAGTCGCCAACAAAAAGGTTTTTTCGGCACTCCACGTCGCTGCTCCTGGTGCGTACTTGCCCTCTCAACATGCCAATCAGCTGTCGTCACCATCCATGTGTCCGCGCGACATGTTGGCCACCCCCGTGCTGTGGTCCATGGCCGCGGGATCCTCGACAACCACAGTAGCGACGCTCTCGCAGGAGCTCACGCCGGCTCGCCGCTCATCTCTTAGTCGATCGTCTCAACAGCACACACCACATTATCACAGTACATCCTACGACAACGATCGCTATCAACGCTTCCTCACAagtgcgctgctgagcggaTCAGAGGCGAGGCGTCCGTCGAGCGTTTTGTCGTTTCCCATGCGCACACCAACGAGGATAAATCGGGCAAGTCGTCGAGCAACGCCGGATGTAAGCGTCATGGAGGCAGCAACGACACGCCGCATAGACTTGCCAGACCACAACGCTCCGTCATCCACCACTGCCCATGGTGGACCACAAGAGACGGCTTCCGTTCTGGATAGCTCAGTAGCCCCAGGAGGATGGTCGACCGCACTGATAAGTGAGGAGTTGCGATCCGCAGTCCCGCAGGCTAAGGAGAAGGGGCACCGGAGAGAAGATGCCGCAGCTGCTACCTGTCTGTGGCAGCCATCGAGGCACGCGCCGCACAACGTTGCGCGTGTGGTCGATGTTGCGGGGCCCAAGAGCACATCATGCAGCAGTGAGCATCTTTCGCACGCAGAGGCGCCGTTTTCCTATTTTCAGCGGGCACCCCCAGTGTGGTCACGATCAACGCAGACGGCATTTTGGCTTCCGTTGGCGCGTGACGAGAACAACTCAAGGTGTGAGGCCGAAGAGGCTTGTGGAGCCGTCGTTCTTGGCTTGTCAGCCGCCGAAGAAGGCGACGCAGCGCGCTCCCTGCATGCTGTGCAGCGAGCACAGCGCACCTGCGTCGGTGCCGGTGTTGCAGCAGCCTCGGCTTACTCGCACTCGCCGTGGTCGGCGCACAGTGATCCTGTTGTGGTCATGGATCCTCCCGAGGCACATTTCTTTACACCGCGCAACTCCCCGAGCGCATCATCGGCAGCGGGTGAGCTGGACCGTCTCGACGTCGTCACCACCCCGCTAATCCTGCCAAGCAGCACGGCGCAACGCGTAAGCTGTGAcacgcctccgccaccagcgccagtGCATCGCTCGCTTGTGGTCCCTATCCCTTGCTGTGGCAATGAAGATGACGCCGATGACGAGCAGGAAAAGACCTCAGCATCGTTTCTGTTCACCCCTGTTGACCGCGTTATTGAAGGGAGCTGCACCACCCCAGTAGCGTTGTCTTCAGTGGGCTCCCCGACTCCAGCGTGGTCGTTGTCGTCAGGACCCTGGCGAACGCGAGCGACTACTGGTGCTTCCTTGCAGTCTCATGCCGTCCGCCACCGCGGTGCCTCTCGTTCGACACTTTTCTCCTTGGCCATGATGCGTCAGATTGCAACACCGCAGAACCTGTTTACACCTGTTCGACACACAGATAACTCGATACGCAGCGCGTCCGTCACAGGCtcgtctgcagctgcctcagGTGACGTCTTGATGACCTGCTCGTCTGTCCGCCGGCCCACCGTCTCGCCAGCCGAGGTGATGCTACCCACGACGCTTCCGACGGCGCACCATCTCAGTGGGAGTCGCCGTCATCGCGACAGCACTGGCGCCCAACACTCGCGTACGCACagtcagccgcagcagcctcagcgTAACAGTCGTGACACATTTCAGTTCATTCGGGCGCTCACCGCCGGCGAGGTATCAACGGATGCGCGACATCGTCCGCTGTACTGGGGTTGCTTCGGCATACTTGTCGCGCAGCCTACGGAAGTGTGGTGCGTGGGCAAGACGCACCCGTTCCGGCTGTTTCCGCCTGAGCGTGCGCCGCCTACGTGGATGCTGCGTAACGGCGAGCTGGAGGTGACTGCAGTGACCACGACAGAGCGGCTGTCGCTCGCGCAGTGGGAAGCGGTCTCGATCGCAGCCGGCACCCCCGAGGCGTCACCGCCAGTGGTTGTCTACGCCGCCTTCGGCTCAAGGGCAGGCGACGTCTTTGTGTACGGCTACACCAGGTGCCCGCCGACGGCCCCTGATGCCACGCCTGTTGCTCTTGATACTGTACAGGGGCATGCGCACAGCACGCATACAGTGCGACTAGCGCAGTATGGTGTTCTGCGACGCGCAAATCGTGTTGGTGACAGCAATGAAGTCTCGGAGGTCAACGTGAGTACCGCTACGGTGCATGGTTGGCCTGCCGTGCGAGACAACACAGTTTCCGTCCTGCGCGTGATGGATCACTGGTTGTACATTGGAGATCAGTCTGGTCACTTGGCTCGCTACGACTTGCGTCAGACAAGCTTTCTATGTAGTGTCCCCCCCGACACCGTGCCGTCCTCAACACCTGTTGTCAccgcggtggagcagcaatACGCCAGTGAGGCAAGGCCCTGTCGTGAGCGAAGCGCATGTCTAGATCGTGCCATGGCATCTCTTCCGGCCAGTCTGAACCCATGCATGCCTGTGCATCGCTTTGGGCGACCTCTTCGACTCGCCGGGGCTTTTCCGGCAACGaggtcgtcgccgccgttgcaGTCGGCGTCTGGGGTCCCCACGCCGGCGCCGAAGTTTCACTACGCTGTGAATGTTGGGGAGCCCGTATACAACCTAGAGGTGACGAGCAGCCAAAGCTACCTCGCTGTTGGAACGCAGACGAGGCTGCTGGTCTACCGCATAGCACAACTGCCTCGTGTGTCGGAcacaccgtcgtcgtcgtcgtcgtcgttgtcgcgGCTGCCGTCTCACTTCCCCTTCACCGTCACATCAGCCGGCACTCCGTCTCGTGAGAGCAGCAGTTGCAACTTCCATGCCATGCTTGAACACAGTGACGGTGCTAGCCCTCTAGTCGTGGTGAGTGATGCTGCCCAACCGATACGTTGCTTTGCGTGGATGCACTGTGACTACGAATCACTGGTGCCATCGCGTCACGCTCGATCGCCGGCAGAGAAGCAGGCTTTTATCTCGGATACCGATGAAGACGATCCTGacgccttttctcttgtttcccTCGTCAGCGATGACGAGCTCGGGATTGGGAGCGCTTCTTCGAAGCTCATCACCACCCTGGACAGCACCTGTCCCCGTCACACACCAGCGCCAAGCCTCGTGTTTGCCACTGCGTGGCAGGAGCcgacggaggtggcggagggcCAAAGCCCACCACCGTCGGTATTACGGACAAAGACGGACATTCGCGTGTTTCGCGTCGTAACGCAGACGACCGTAGCCTCCTGCACCCTCGGCTACCCGGTGCACATGTTGGCAGTGCTCACTGGCACGACGCAGATCATTATCAGCACAGGCGGTGCGGGGGAGGTCGTACAGCCGGTCTTGCCTGGTGCACTCTCGCCTGCTGGCTATACTCAGCCGCTTTCTCCGCAAGTTCCAGCGGATGTCCTAACAGGGCTACCATTGAGCAGCCCCTTCACATCCCCGGCCTTGCGCTTCACCTCAACTACTGCGACTAGCACTACGTCTGTTTCTCCAGTAGTCAGTTTTCGTTCCCCCTCCATTGCAGGGCGCCGCCCCTCGCTGGCggtcgcagcggcggaggcgctgtggCCTCGGTCGTACACTCTTCGCCCCACGGCCCGCCACGCTAATCCGACGGACGCAGGCGCGGCGCATCTGCCGCAACAGCGTACACGTAcaagcgaagagaagaacggCTATCTGTTTCTTCTCGAGGTGTGCCCCACTGACGGCCTTGCAGTAATGAGTCACACAGACGACCATTATcctgtgcgtctgcgcgtgcgaggggaggtgggggttgGCGAAGGTGAGAGCGCTGTTTGCGGGTCCATGGCCCCGCAGCAGGACCACGTCTCTGTGCTTATACGCCCCACAGAGAGTGATTCGCGCATTGTCCTGTCACCAACACACGACGGATCGCGAGCAAAGGTAAAGGTGTGGAAGATCTCCACAGATGTGCAGCCGGCCTGCGTTGTATCGTCTCTGGGCGGACTACTGTTTCAGTCtggatggcagcagcagatggagTGTCTCCGATGA